A window of Mobiluncus massiliensis genomic DNA:
CGCTCAAAGGAGGTTGAATCATGAGCACTCCTGTTCTGACTTCTGCGCCCGGCAACCACACTAACCAGGCCACGATGAACACCGCTCACTCAGGCGGCGTAACTGTCGGTAAAATCATCACCTATCTTTTCCTGACGCTTCTCACAGTCATTTTTATCGGTCCGTTATTGTTCATACTCATGAACTCCTTTAAGGGACGTTTCTTTATTTCCGACGCACCCTTTGCATTTCCCGTTGGACAATACTTCGCGGGAGTTACTAACTATGTGCAAGGGCTAGCAGCCACCGGCTTCTTTTCAGCATTCGGCTGGTCAGCTTTTATCACGGTTTTTTCCGTAATCATCATCGTATTCTTTGCAGCCATGACCGCTTATTACATCACGCGGGTGAAAACGTGGTGGACCAATCTGATTTATTTGGTACTGGTTTTTTCTATGGTGGTTCCATTTCAGATGGTCATGTTCCCAACCGTGAAAATCGCTGATTCATTAGGTTTAGCTAATCCCCTGGGCATGATTTTGTTGTACCTGGGATTTGGTGCAGGTCTTTCAGTATTCATTTTTTCTGGATTCATCAAAGGTATTCCCGTAGATGTTGAAGAGGCTGCCATGATTGATGGATGCGGACCTCTGCGAAATTACTTTTTAGTGGTTCTGCCAATGTTGAAACCCGTAACGATAACAGTATCGATTCTGATGACCATGTGGGTATGGAATGACTACCTGTTACCATACCTGGTCATCGGTCTGTCCACTCCCTACAAGACTATTCCCGTAGTAGTACAACAGCTAGTTGGTTCCCACGGTTCCAACGACATGGGAGCAATGATGGCTATGCTCGTCTTGGCAATCATTCCCATCGTGGTTTTCTATCTATTCTCACAGAAGTACATCATCGAAGGTGTTGTGGCAGGGGCGGTGAAGGGCTAACCATGCGAAAGAGGCAAGCTGGTATCTTGCTACCGGTGTTCTCCCTACCCGGTCCCTACGGGATGGGCTCATTGGGCAGTTTTGCCTATCAATTTATAGATGCTTTAGCTCAAGCGAATCAAAGTATCTGGCAAATTTTGCCCCTCTGCCCCCCGGGATATGGCGGCTCGCCTTATTCAAGTCAATCAGCCCAAGCCGGAAATCCCCTCTTCATTGATTTAGACAATTTGATGAAAAGGGGGTGGATTGAAGCCTCCCAATTGCAAGGATTGGATTGGGAGGCTCAATCCCCCTACATTGATTATGAGGCAGTCAGCCAATCAAAACACCAGGCACTGCGCTATGCTTACGCTACGTTTTGTGCACATGTTTCACGCGATTCATTTGAACAATTTCGCGCCAGCAATCCCTGGGTTCGAGATTATGCCCTGTTCCTGGCACTCAGTCATGAATTCAAACACAAGCCGTGGCAGGAATGGCCCAAAGAGTTAAGTCATCGTGAACCACAAGCTTTGGCTCGAGTCACCGCAGATCTGCGTGAAGAAATCGAATTCCACGAATTTTGCCAGTGGGTCTTTGAAACCCAGTGGAATGAACTACACGACTACGCAACCGGTAAAGGAATCAAAATTCTGGGTGATATACCCATATACGTCTCTCTCGATTCCGCAGATACCTGGGCTAATCCGCAACTGTTCCAACTGGGTTCCGACTTTTATCCCGAAAAAGTGGCGGGAGTACCTCCGGATGGTTTCTCTGCTACCGGTCAAATTTGGGGAAACCCACTTTATGACTGGCCAGCGCACCAACGCTCCGATTTTTCCTGGTGGAAGGAACGCATCGGTCGCCAGCTACAACGCGTAGATATCCTGCGAATCGACCATTTCCGCGGTCTCGAGTCATACTTTGCCATTCCTGCTGACGCGACCAGTGCGGTGGCGGGAACTTGGGAACCTGGACCGGGCATTGACTTTTTCACAGCCTTAGAAAAGCAATTGGGCACGCTACCATTGGTGCTTGAAGATCTCGGCTATTTGACTCCTGCAGTCGAAGACCTGCGCAATGCGACGGGTCAACCAGGCATCCAACTCATTCAGTTTGCCTTCGACAGCCGCGAACCTGCAGATTATTGGCCTCATGAAATTCCGAAAAATTCGGTTGTTTATACAGGAACTCACGATAACGACACGCTGCAAGGCTGGTTTGCCAGTCTCGCCCCAGAAGATCAAGAACTAGCCAGGATCTATTGCGGAGCTTCACACACCGCAATTGAGGACATGCCCCAGTGCTTCATAGCCCGGGCAATGACCTCCGTGGCGGATACCTGCATTATCCCCGCTGCGGACTACTTGGGGCTGGACAGCTCGGCACGTATAAACACTCCGGGGCAAATGCAGGGCAACTGGGGGTGGCGATTGTCGCAATCTGACTGGAATGCCTATCCATGGGATGAAATTGCACAGCTTACTGCCATCTCTGGACGTGCTCCGGGTACGCATCATACCCAGCACTGACCATCATCTCTAATAGAATGGGAGCCATGTTACCTGCGGAATACCCGGATAAACACCAAGTTGCAAATATCAAAGACGTTGCCCGGGCAGCCGGGGTCGGTATAGCCACTGTCTCCCGAGCTCTCAATGGTCAAGAGGGGGTCTCTGCACAGACACGTAAACGTATTGAAGAAACCGCTGCCACTTTGGGATACCAGCCCAATCGTCACGCGCGGTTTTTAAAACTCAACTCAAACCGCTCGATAGCAGTTGTCATCAAGGGTTTAGAGAATCCCCTGTTTGCACGAATTTTAGATCAGTTAGAGAGGGCTATCCGCAGCCACGACTATCAAGTCAACATCGTCTCGGTTCCACACTGGTCGGATGAGCTGAGAGACGCCATTCAAACAGTCGATGAAGATTCCGCTCTCGGCGTCATTTTCTTGGGTGCGCATTTCCAACATCGCGTGGATGATTTAGAGAAACTTTCGGTTCCTTTCGTGGTTTCTACGGTCAGCATGAAAGACAGCGCGCATCGTGAACGTTACGCTTCGGTTGCCATTGACGACTATGGAGAAGCCGGTCGCGTAGTCGATTATCTCTATCAACTAGGACACCGTCAGATAGGCATCATTGGTTCAGATTCTCTGGATAATTCCGTAGGTTCTCTCCGTCTGGCTGGATACTTCGACGCCTTACGCAAACACGGAATAGAACCACATCCCCAATGGGTGCGGTCTTTTGACAACTCCGAAGATTCCCCCTATTCGTTTGAAAATGGTTATCGAATGACCCGTGACCTGCTGCAAGAATGCCCTGATGTCACTGCCATTTTTGCCATTGCCGATGTGCTGGCAATCGGAGCAATGCAAGCAGCCAGAGATATGAATCTATGTATTCCTCGAGATATTTCGATTGTCGGTTTTGATGGAATTCCCTTGGGTTCCTACGTCTATCCAGCTCTCACGACTGTTAATCAACCGGCTGATGAGATTGCCGAAATCACCTGCGATTTATTATTCTCTCAGCTCAATGGAGAGCAGCCCCGACATATCATCGTA
This region includes:
- a CDS encoding carbohydrate ABC transporter permease — translated: MSTPVLTSAPGNHTNQATMNTAHSGGVTVGKIITYLFLTLLTVIFIGPLLFILMNSFKGRFFISDAPFAFPVGQYFAGVTNYVQGLAATGFFSAFGWSAFITVFSVIIIVFFAAMTAYYITRVKTWWTNLIYLVLVFSMVVPFQMVMFPTVKIADSLGLANPLGMILLYLGFGAGLSVFIFSGFIKGIPVDVEEAAMIDGCGPLRNYFLVVLPMLKPVTITVSILMTMWVWNDYLLPYLVIGLSTPYKTIPVVVQQLVGSHGSNDMGAMMAMLVLAIIPIVVFYLFSQKYIIEGVVAGAVKG
- the malQ gene encoding 4-alpha-glucanotransferase; this encodes MRKRQAGILLPVFSLPGPYGMGSLGSFAYQFIDALAQANQSIWQILPLCPPGYGGSPYSSQSAQAGNPLFIDLDNLMKRGWIEASQLQGLDWEAQSPYIDYEAVSQSKHQALRYAYATFCAHVSRDSFEQFRASNPWVRDYALFLALSHEFKHKPWQEWPKELSHREPQALARVTADLREEIEFHEFCQWVFETQWNELHDYATGKGIKILGDIPIYVSLDSADTWANPQLFQLGSDFYPEKVAGVPPDGFSATGQIWGNPLYDWPAHQRSDFSWWKERIGRQLQRVDILRIDHFRGLESYFAIPADATSAVAGTWEPGPGIDFFTALEKQLGTLPLVLEDLGYLTPAVEDLRNATGQPGIQLIQFAFDSREPADYWPHEIPKNSVVYTGTHDNDTLQGWFASLAPEDQELARIYCGASHTAIEDMPQCFIARAMTSVADTCIIPAADYLGLDSSARINTPGQMQGNWGWRLSQSDWNAYPWDEIAQLTAISGRAPGTHHTQH
- a CDS encoding LacI family DNA-binding transcriptional regulator, coding for MGAMLPAEYPDKHQVANIKDVARAAGVGIATVSRALNGQEGVSAQTRKRIEETAATLGYQPNRHARFLKLNSNRSIAVVIKGLENPLFARILDQLERAIRSHDYQVNIVSVPHWSDELRDAIQTVDEDSALGVIFLGAHFQHRVDDLEKLSVPFVVSTVSMKDSAHRERYASVAIDDYGEAGRVVDYLYQLGHRQIGIIGSDSLDNSVGSLRLAGYFDALRKHGIEPHPQWVRSFDNSEDSPYSFENGYRMTRDLLQECPDVTAIFAIADVLAIGAMQAARDMNLCIPRDISIVGFDGIPLGSYVYPALTTVNQPADEIAEITCDLLFSQLNGEQPRHIIVPGHLLPKGTTAAPAQLSDIRENR